A section of the Humulus lupulus chromosome 2, drHumLupu1.1, whole genome shotgun sequence genome encodes:
- the LOC133817346 gene encoding pentatricopeptide repeat-containing protein At2g41080 translates to MGRSGLSHLRFCYLVKSKHIQISRFVSTTASHSREEITSLCSKGHIKEAFAVLKSQIWSDPSIFSNFLQACILRKSLSMGKQVHSLIIASGCSNTFVSNHLLNMYSKFKDLKSVATLFDNMLRRNKMSCNIMINGYVQSGDFESARKIFDEMPDRNVATWNAMVAGLIRFEFNEEGLGLFSEMYELGFSPDEFTLGSILRGCAGLRSLYGGRQVHAYILKCGFEFDLVVGSSLAHMYIKSGSLEEGEKVIDSMPARNVVAWNTLIAGKAQNGYSEEVLDNYNIMKLAGFRPDKITFVSAISSCSELATLGQGQQIHAEAIKAGACSVVDVISTLVSMYSRCGCLEGSVKAFAESKDVDSVLWSSMIAAYGFHGRGEEAIKVLERMEDEGVELNDVTFLSLLYACSHCGMKNKGMEFFDMMVEKYGFKPKLEHYTCIVDLLGRSGCLEEAEAMIRSMPVKADAIIWKTLLSACKIHKNADMAIQVAGEVLKVDPHDSASYVLLSNIHASAKRWKDVSVVRKTMRDNNIKKEPGISWLEIKNQVHQFCMGDKAHPKSMEIDLYLKELTAEMKLRGYTPDTGCVLHDMDIEEKENNLTHHSEKLAIVFALMNTSDSTPIRVMKNLRVCEDCHVAIKYISQIKNREIIVRDTSRFHHFKNGSCSCGDYW, encoded by the coding sequence ATGGGCAGGTCTGGTCTAAGCCATCTGCGTTTCTGTTACTTGGTGAAATCCAAACACATCCAAATAAGCCGTTTTGTCTCCACAACTGCTTCTCATTCTAGAGAAGAGATCACTTCTCTCTGTTCAAAAGGGCATATCAAAGAAGCCTTTGCGGTACTCAAGTCTCAAATATGGTCAGACCCATCTATTTTCTCCAACTTCCTCCAAGCTTGCATACTAAGAAAATCACTTTCCATGGGGAAACAGGTCCATTCTTTGATAATCGCATCTGGGTGTTCGAACACGTTTGTTTCCAATCACCTCCTAAACATGTACTCCAAATTTAAAGACTTAAAAAGTGTTGCAACACTGTTTGATAATATGCTTAGGAGAAATAAGATGTCCTGTAATATAATGATTAATGGGTACGTACAAAGTGGTGATTTTGAGAGTGCCCGCAAAATATTTGACGAAATGCCCGATAGAAACGTCGCGACGTGGAATGCCATGGTGGCTGGTTTGATCCGGTTTGAATTTAATGAAGAGGGTCTTGGCCTCTTTTCAGAAATGTATGAGCTTGGATTTTCGCCTGATGAGTTCACTCTTGGTAGCATTCTTAGGGGATGTGCTGGTTTGAGATCTTTATATGGAGGGAGGCAGGTTCACGCTTACATATTGAAATGTGGGTTTGAGTTTGATTTGGTTGTTGGGAGCTCTTTGGCTCACATGTATATAAAGTCCGGTAGCTTGGAGGAAGGGGAAAAAGTGATTGACTCTATGCCAGCTCGAAATGTAGTTGCCTGGAATACACTTATAGCAGGAAAAGCACAAAATGGGTATTCAGAGGAAGTGTTGGATAACTATAATATCATGAAACTTGCGGGGTTTAGGCCAGACAAAATCACTTTTGTTAGTGCCATTAGTTCATGCTCAGAATTGGCAACACTAGGACAGGGTCAGCAGATTCATGCCGAGGCAATCAAAGCTGGGGCATGTTCAGTAGTTGATGTGATTAGCACATTAGTTAGCATGTACTCGAGATGTGGATGTTTGGAAGGCTCTGTGAAAGCTTTTGCGGAAAGCAAAGATGTGGATTCTGTGCTGTGGAGCTCTATGATTGCTGCTTATGGGTTTCATGGTCGAGGAGAAGAAGCAATCAAAGTTTTAGAAAGGATGGAGGATGAAGGAGTTGAGTTAAATGATGTTACTTTCTTAAGCTTGCTTTATGCTTGTAGTCATTGCGGGATGAAGAATAAAGGGATGGAGTTCTTTGACATGATGGTGGAGAAGTATGGATTCAAGCCTAAACTAGAGCACTATACGTGTATAGTTGATCTACTTGGACGCTCTGGCTGTTTAGAGGAAGCAGAGGCTATGATAAGGTCAATGCCTGTTAAAGCAGATGCTATCATATGGAAAACTTTGTTATCAGCGTGTAAGATACACAAGAATGCAGACATGGCGATTCAGGTTGCTGGAGAAGTTCTCAAGGTTGATCCACATGATTCAGCTTCTTATGTGCTACTCTCTAACATTCATGCTTCTGCGAAAAGGTGGAAGGATGTATCTGTGGTGAGGAAGACCATGAGGGACAACAACATTAAGAAGGAACCAGGTATAAGCTGGCTGGAAATTAAGAATCAAGTTCATCAGTTCTGTATGGGTGATAAAGCTCATCCAAAATCAATGGAAATTGATTTGTATCTGAAGGAACTAACTGCTGAGATGAAGTTGCGAGGTTACACGCCTGATACTGGATGTGTTTTGCATGATATGGATATTGAGGAGAAAGAGAACAACTTGACACATCACAGTGAGAAATTGGCGATTGTTTTTGCCTTAATGAACACTAGCGACAGTACACCGATAAGGGTGATGAAGAATTTGCGTGTATGTGAAGATTGTCACGTTGCCATTAAATACATATCTCAGATAAAAAACAGAGAAATTATTGTACGTGACACTAGCAGATTTCATCACTTCAAAAATGGGAGTTGTTCTTGTGGAGATTACTGGTAA